The following are from one region of the Dreissena polymorpha isolate Duluth1 chromosome 2, UMN_Dpol_1.0, whole genome shotgun sequence genome:
- the LOC127865827 gene encoding uncharacterized protein LOC127865827, translating to MMNLNWIIELCAVFLSAECVQSNDPLINVRPLCRSHLEVTCNASSGLYGMWTFYRSRTGFENMENMGKVVDNERECQVTILKTTQSTQCICIDANHVMCNIFDNMIAKPGDRWQCARHVNGSSLVSMSDIIPIEEIIDCTTTTNLDNVTHEAESLSSMLTRVYTDSVAVILPAKAHTTQFGAEMSISTTLKFNATSESRESDDVHVNPLLNRDFIIIMTAAGVTVFIATNVSFCVYWKFKTQSREINRYVWNDTNSSRYNTETMPNSSDIHQDENTEVNYHEISEIHTQLAGVSTLLQTMNTLSAHHENTFVDIDESSQQSSAIIQVTREAGTDIQMPETMNPPRATHLPMSFVALAEINMDDGE from the exons ATGATGAACCTAAATTGGATAATAGAGCTGTGCGCAGTTTTTCTTTCTGCAGAATGTGTCC AGTCAAATGATCCACTAATAAACGTAAGACCGCTGTGTAGATCCCACTTAGAAGTTACTTGCAATGCGAGTAGTGGACTATACGGAATGTGGACATTTTATAGAAGTCGCACTGGTTTTGAAAACATGGAAAACATGGGAAAGGTGGTTGATAATGAACGAGAATGCCAAGTCACTATCCTAAAAACTACACAGTCAACGCAGTGTATTTGCATCGACGCCAATCATGTCATGTGCAATATATTCGATAATATGATTGCTAAACCAGGTGACAGATGGCAATGTGCTAGACATGTTAATGGATCTTCACTTGTAAGCATGTCCGATATAATACCCATTGAAG AAATCATCGATTGTACAACGACAACCAATCTAGACAATGTGACACATGAAGCAGAGAGTTTATCTTCAATGTTAACACGTGTTTACACTGACTCAGTAGCAGTCATATTACCAGCGAAAGCGCACACTACACAATTTGGAG CAGAAATGTCAATTTCCACAACACTGAAGTTCAACGCAACTAGTGAAAGCAGAGAATCGGACGATGTACACGTTAATC cACTTTTGAACAGAGATTTTATCATTATCATGACAGCTGCGGGTGTGACGGTGTTTATTGCAACGAATGTATCGTTCTGTGTATATTGGAAATTCAAGACACAGTCAAGAG AAATAAATCGATATGTTTGGAACGATACGAATTCTTCCCGTTACAATACCGAGACTATGCCCAACAGTTCGGATATACATCAGGACGAGAACACAGAAGTAAATTACCATGAAATATCCGAAATACATACACAACTTGCTGGTGTGTCCACACTATTGCAAACAATGAACACACTCAGCGCCCATCATGAAAATACGTTCGTTGATATCGACGAAAGTTCTCAACAAAGTTCAGCAATTATACAGGTCACACGTGAAGCGGGGACTGATATACAAATGCCTGAGACTATGAACCCTCCAAGAGCAACGCATCTACCGATGTCATTTGTCGCATTGGCCGAAATTAATATGGATGATGGTGAGTAG